One genomic region from Conexibacter woesei Iso977N encodes:
- a CDS encoding DEAD/DEAH box helicase gives MQGTHRSAPVRFWRSVELFSPQNIPPVRRDNDVITVTHGGGEPLPWEDGARLRPPPPRARWRHTVFLGVHSLKRVRDVVEEHLGRDPDDYDERPRGESAIAALMVTDRGVLIDDSPLLSSCAWATGQLAAGDDLGDLDGFGSDTSEFRALVHAHVGDAPLTRDDLAALVSVAAAATGTGGGLLATGQEIRIQSLWVAERNAAKTDGSDFLNSFHADDLARVTAALDAADAGPALHAYLTDAATAASAPRVDVRHRLDDVKAATAPGRVPAGRWLADPEHVPALGQQLAVTLALELDRGLLGVNGPPGTGKTTMLRDVVAGVLVDRARALAALQRPAAAFAGDERWSTENMNHSAPRWIDALCGFEMVVASSNNGAIENVTRDIPGRSAIGAGWHGAVAGLDWFAGPAGRIEGVHDAWGLIAAPLGRKERRAAFVERVLWGAKDTNLGEPGVIRVLRAWQDEPAPAPDAWADAVAAFRTAEERVEVLRAERSRVYEDQQRVVALEAERAPAAAALTAADAEAERTRARAAQAAERRADAEEDHALLEGDHERHAELRPGWLARLWPFGTRVRAWNAKRAEIADALGAAAHDLRDARRAARDADQAADAAGAAVATGRAAAARIEAELAQLSAALDDDQRRLGAHFPDPAWEHDRDRRETVALWTDPEWNEARSALLVAALALHQAFLRHEARRMSRALMAAANLLKGDAPADLSRDAALAAWRALFFVAPVVSTTFASVPRMFSHLGREDLGWLLIDEAGQAAPQHAVGALWRSRRAVVVGDPLQLEPITTLSHRVQRALAREHGVDDEWLLRGLSAQALADRVSDHGTTLEGRGPDGADLWVGTPLTVHRRCDRPMFDAVNAIAYDDLMIFATPPRPGAMFRAEHPAVPEAQWLHVADDSRAQGHWIPAEGESLHALLRTLLSDGVPGRDILAVSPFRDVARRLSDLKRRAELSDMTAGTVHTAQGKEADVVILVLGGDPAKRGAKAWAARRPNLVNVAVSRARRRLFVIGDREAWSQRPYFDALADRLDRG, from the coding sequence ATGCAGGGGACCCACCGCTCAGCACCCGTGCGCTTCTGGCGCAGCGTCGAGCTGTTCAGCCCGCAGAACATCCCGCCGGTTCGGCGCGACAATGACGTCATCACGGTGACCCACGGCGGCGGCGAGCCGCTGCCGTGGGAGGACGGTGCGCGCCTGCGCCCGCCGCCGCCCCGGGCCCGCTGGCGCCACACGGTCTTCCTCGGCGTCCACTCACTGAAGCGCGTCCGCGACGTCGTCGAGGAGCACCTCGGCCGCGACCCCGACGACTACGACGAGCGACCCCGCGGCGAGAGCGCGATCGCCGCGCTGATGGTCACCGACAGGGGCGTGCTGATCGACGACTCGCCGCTGCTGTCCTCGTGCGCGTGGGCGACCGGGCAGCTCGCCGCCGGCGACGACCTCGGCGACCTCGACGGCTTCGGCAGCGACACGTCGGAGTTCCGAGCGCTCGTGCACGCGCACGTGGGCGACGCGCCGCTGACGCGCGACGACCTCGCCGCGCTGGTCTCCGTCGCCGCGGCCGCCACCGGGACCGGCGGCGGCCTGCTCGCCACGGGCCAGGAGATCCGGATCCAGTCGCTGTGGGTCGCCGAGCGCAACGCGGCGAAGACCGACGGCAGCGACTTCCTCAACAGCTTCCACGCCGACGACCTCGCGCGCGTGACAGCCGCCCTCGACGCCGCCGACGCCGGGCCCGCGCTGCACGCGTACCTGACCGACGCGGCCACCGCGGCGAGCGCGCCGCGCGTGGACGTCCGCCACCGGCTCGACGACGTCAAGGCCGCGACCGCCCCGGGCCGCGTCCCGGCCGGCCGCTGGCTCGCGGACCCGGAGCACGTCCCGGCACTCGGGCAGCAGCTCGCCGTCACGCTGGCGCTGGAGCTCGATCGCGGCCTGCTCGGCGTCAACGGGCCGCCCGGCACGGGCAAGACCACCATGTTGCGAGACGTCGTCGCGGGCGTGCTCGTCGACCGGGCCCGCGCCCTCGCCGCCCTGCAGCGCCCCGCGGCCGCGTTCGCGGGCGACGAGAGGTGGTCGACCGAGAACATGAACCACAGCGCGCCACGCTGGATCGACGCGCTCTGCGGCTTCGAGATGGTCGTCGCCTCCTCCAACAACGGCGCGATCGAGAACGTCACCCGCGACATCCCCGGCCGCAGCGCGATCGGCGCCGGCTGGCACGGCGCGGTCGCGGGCCTGGACTGGTTCGCCGGGCCGGCCGGGCGGATCGAGGGTGTGCACGACGCGTGGGGCCTGATCGCCGCGCCGCTGGGCCGCAAGGAGCGGCGCGCCGCGTTCGTCGAGCGCGTCCTGTGGGGCGCCAAGGACACCAACTTGGGCGAGCCCGGTGTGATCCGCGTCCTGAGGGCGTGGCAGGACGAGCCGGCGCCCGCTCCAGACGCGTGGGCCGACGCCGTCGCCGCCTTCCGCACCGCGGAGGAGCGCGTGGAGGTGCTGCGCGCTGAGCGTTCGCGCGTGTACGAGGACCAGCAGCGCGTCGTCGCGCTGGAGGCCGAGCGCGCGCCCGCGGCGGCCGCGCTGACGGCTGCGGACGCGGAGGCCGAGCGCACACGGGCGCGCGCCGCGCAGGCCGCCGAACGGCGCGCCGACGCCGAGGAGGACCACGCGCTGCTGGAGGGCGACCACGAGCGCCACGCCGAGCTCCGGCCCGGATGGCTCGCGCGCCTGTGGCCGTTCGGCACCCGCGTGCGCGCGTGGAACGCGAAGCGCGCCGAGATCGCCGACGCGCTCGGTGCAGCGGCCCACGACCTCCGGGACGCACGCCGCGCCGCCCGCGACGCGGACCAGGCCGCCGACGCCGCAGGCGCGGCCGTCGCCACTGGCCGCGCGGCCGCCGCCCGGATCGAGGCCGAGCTCGCGCAGCTGAGCGCCGCGCTCGACGACGACCAGCGCCGGCTCGGCGCGCACTTCCCGGACCCCGCGTGGGAGCACGACCGCGACCGGCGCGAGACCGTCGCGCTGTGGACCGACCCGGAGTGGAACGAGGCGCGCAGCGCCCTGCTCGTCGCCGCGCTCGCGCTGCACCAGGCGTTCCTGCGCCACGAGGCGCGGCGGATGTCGCGCGCGCTCATGGCCGCCGCCAACCTGCTGAAAGGCGACGCGCCCGCAGACCTCTCGCGCGACGCCGCGCTCGCGGCCTGGCGCGCGCTGTTCTTCGTCGCCCCGGTCGTCTCGACGACGTTCGCGTCCGTGCCGCGCATGTTCAGCCACCTCGGCCGCGAGGACCTCGGCTGGCTGCTGATCGACGAGGCCGGGCAGGCCGCGCCTCAGCATGCGGTCGGCGCGCTGTGGCGCTCACGACGGGCGGTGGTCGTCGGCGATCCGCTGCAGCTCGAGCCGATCACGACGCTGTCGCACCGCGTCCAGCGCGCGCTGGCCCGCGAGCACGGCGTCGACGACGAATGGCTCCTGCGCGGGCTGTCGGCGCAGGCGCTGGCCGACCGCGTCTCGGACCACGGCACGACGCTGGAGGGACGCGGGCCGGACGGCGCGGACCTCTGGGTCGGGACGCCGCTGACCGTCCACCGGCGCTGCGACCGGCCGATGTTCGACGCGGTCAACGCCATCGCCTACGACGACCTGATGATCTTCGCGACGCCGCCGCGGCCGGGCGCGATGTTCCGCGCGGAACATCCCGCGGTGCCCGAGGCGCAGTGGCTGCACGTCGCGGACGACTCGCGCGCGCAGGGCCACTGGATCCCGGCCGAGGGCGAGTCGCTGCACGCCCTCCTGCGCACGTTGCTGAGCGATGGGGTTCCGGGGCGGGACATCCTGGCGGTCAGCCCGTTCAGGGACGTCGCGCGCCGGCTGTCCGACCTGAAGCGGCGGGCGGAGCTGTCCGACATGACCGCCGGGACCGTCCACACCGCGCAGGGCAAGGAGGCCGACGTCGTCATCCTGGTGCTCGGCGGCGATCCCGCCAAACGAGGCGCGAAGGCCTGGGCCGCACGGCGCCCGAACCTCGTGAACGTCGCGGTGAGCCGTGCGCGGCGGCGGCTGTTCGTGATCGGCGACCGCGAGGCGTGGTCGCAGCGCCCGTACTTCGACGCGCTGGCCGACCGCCTCGACCGCGGCTAG
- a CDS encoding MFS transporter, whose product MSAISGQGRRDLRLLAAGVAVSTMGDQFASVALLLRLRPHGTGWVAALLAAQVAPMILLAGFIGMLIDRTETRRVLLYAVVGQALVAIPLALAHAPALIVPLFFTLGVFNAAVRPATNALIPAIAGEAEATRGFARLALAMSFGFVFGPALGGVLTAAFGATTALLIDAGTFLVLAVLCLGLRTRRVPAPVDPNAVVESARTARRAGWAALWDDRVLRAVFAVTAVVTAASVVDNVAAPFRFIDQLGTTATGYGIYLSLWGAGMGVGAQIAPRLPARAARYVPAVGQLVLSLGIAGIGVAPVLAVAYVSSLLGGIGNGMANVAQNALVTTRVPDATRGRAFAAASGVFQGAFAVGSAAGGPIVALLDAGTAMIVCGLVGAGAAAVGLVALRR is encoded by the coding sequence GTGTCGGCGATCTCGGGGCAGGGGAGGCGCGACCTGCGCCTGCTGGCCGCGGGCGTCGCCGTGTCGACGATGGGCGACCAGTTCGCGTCGGTCGCCCTGCTGCTGCGGCTGCGCCCGCACGGGACCGGCTGGGTCGCCGCGCTGCTGGCCGCGCAGGTGGCGCCGATGATCCTGCTCGCGGGGTTCATCGGGATGCTGATCGACCGGACCGAGACGCGGCGCGTGTTGTTGTACGCCGTGGTCGGCCAGGCGCTCGTGGCGATCCCGCTGGCGCTGGCCCACGCACCGGCGCTGATCGTGCCGCTGTTCTTCACGCTCGGGGTCTTCAACGCGGCGGTCCGGCCGGCGACCAACGCGCTGATCCCGGCGATCGCCGGTGAGGCGGAGGCGACGCGCGGCTTCGCGAGGCTGGCGCTGGCGATGTCGTTCGGGTTCGTCTTCGGCCCCGCTCTGGGTGGCGTGCTGACCGCCGCGTTCGGCGCGACGACCGCGCTGCTGATCGACGCCGGGACGTTCCTGGTGCTGGCCGTGCTGTGCCTGGGGCTGCGGACGCGCCGGGTCCCGGCGCCGGTCGATCCGAACGCGGTCGTGGAATCGGCGCGCACGGCGCGGCGCGCGGGCTGGGCGGCGCTGTGGGACGACCGCGTGCTGCGCGCGGTCTTCGCGGTCACCGCCGTCGTGACCGCGGCGTCGGTGGTCGACAACGTCGCCGCGCCGTTCCGGTTCATCGACCAGCTCGGGACGACCGCGACGGGGTACGGGATCTACCTGTCGCTGTGGGGTGCGGGGATGGGCGTGGGCGCGCAGATCGCGCCGCGGCTGCCGGCGCGCGCGGCGCGGTACGTCCCGGCCGTGGGCCAGCTCGTGCTGAGCCTCGGGATCGCCGGGATCGGCGTCGCGCCGGTGTTGGCGGTGGCCTACGTGAGCAGCCTGCTGGGCGGGATCGGCAACGGCATGGCGAACGTCGCGCAGAACGCGCTGGTGACCACGCGGGTGCCGGACGCGACGCGCGGGCGGGCGTTCGCCGCGGCGTCCGGGGTCTTCCAGGGCGCGTTCGCGGTCGGCAGCGCGGCGGGCGGGCCGATCGTGGCGCTGCTCGATGCCGGCACCGCGATGATCGTCTGCGGCCTGGTCGGCGCGGGCGCCGCCGCGGTGGGGCTCGTCGCGCTGCGCCGCTAG
- a CDS encoding ABC transporter ATP-binding protein, with amino-acid sequence MAPPQDVHPLRRLWRHAPRHRGKILRGAVLTALNKLFDIAPELLIGVAIDIVVRDQDSMVSRWFGVHDREDQLLFLAGATAIVWILESLTEYLSARIWRELSQDLQHDLRLEAYRHVQDLELAWFEDRASGRLLTVLNDDVNQLERFLDVGAQHIILTAVNVVGVGAVFFAISPLLAVLAFLPIPVIIGGSLLFQRRLAPRYEAVRDGAGRLGGLIGGNLGGIATIKAFGAEEREAARVDEASRAYADVNRSAIALSAGFVPLIRMAILAGFMVTLVLGGHMALNGTLEIGLYSVLVFMTQRLLWPLTELGETLDLYQRGCASIRRILDLIDAPIAIVPGVAELPPLPGGDAVPARAARFEDVEFSYDNGARPVLRGLSLDVGAGETHAIVGATGAGKSTVVKLLLRLYEAQSGRVTIDGVAVEELSFMSLRGAIGYVGQDTFLFDGTVAENLRYGAPDATDDELRAAAALAEAHEFIMALPHGYDTPVGERGVRLSGGQRQRLTIARALVRNPSILVLDEATSAVDNETEAAIQRSLLRVSHQRTTIVIAHRLSTIRHADAIHVLQAGVVAETGTHDELVASGGMYTALWAVQTGEVGAPVAPPAAAAG; translated from the coding sequence ATGGCCCCTCCCCAAGACGTGCATCCCCTCCGGCGCCTGTGGCGCCACGCCCCGCGCCACCGCGGGAAGATCCTGCGCGGCGCGGTCCTGACCGCGCTGAACAAGCTCTTCGACATCGCGCCCGAGCTGCTGATCGGCGTCGCGATCGACATCGTCGTCCGCGACCAGGACTCGATGGTCTCGCGCTGGTTCGGCGTGCACGACCGCGAGGACCAGCTGCTCTTCCTGGCCGGCGCGACCGCGATCGTCTGGATCCTCGAGTCGCTGACCGAGTACCTCAGCGCGCGGATCTGGCGCGAGCTGTCCCAAGACCTCCAACATGACCTGCGCCTGGAGGCCTACCGCCATGTCCAAGACCTGGAGCTCGCCTGGTTCGAGGACCGCGCGTCCGGCCGGCTGCTGACCGTCCTCAACGACGACGTCAACCAGCTCGAGCGCTTCCTCGACGTCGGCGCGCAGCACATCATCTTGACGGCGGTCAACGTGGTCGGCGTCGGCGCGGTGTTCTTCGCGATCTCGCCGCTGCTGGCGGTGCTGGCGTTCCTGCCGATCCCGGTGATCATCGGCGGCTCGCTGCTGTTCCAGAGGCGGCTGGCGCCGCGCTACGAGGCGGTGCGCGACGGCGCCGGGCGGCTCGGCGGGCTGATCGGCGGCAACCTCGGCGGGATCGCGACGATCAAGGCGTTCGGCGCCGAGGAGCGCGAGGCGGCGCGCGTCGACGAGGCCTCGCGCGCGTACGCGGACGTCAACCGCAGCGCGATCGCGCTCTCAGCAGGGTTCGTTCCCCTGATCCGGATGGCGATCCTCGCCGGGTTCATGGTGACCTTGGTCCTCGGCGGCCACATGGCGCTGAACGGGACGCTGGAGATCGGGCTGTACTCCGTGTTGGTGTTCATGACCCAGCGGCTGCTGTGGCCGCTGACCGAGCTGGGCGAGACGCTCGACCTCTACCAGCGCGGCTGCGCGTCGATCCGGCGGATCCTGGACCTGATCGACGCGCCGATCGCGATCGTCCCGGGCGTCGCCGAGCTGCCGCCGCTGCCGGGCGGCGACGCCGTGCCGGCGCGCGCGGCGCGCTTCGAGGACGTCGAGTTCTCCTATGACAACGGCGCGCGGCCGGTGCTGCGCGGGCTGTCGCTCGACGTCGGGGCGGGGGAGACGCACGCGATCGTCGGCGCGACGGGCGCGGGCAAGTCGACGGTGGTCAAGCTGCTGCTGCGGCTGTACGAGGCGCAGTCGGGGCGCGTGACGATCGACGGCGTGGCGGTGGAAGAGTTGTCCTTCATGTCGCTGCGCGGGGCGATCGGCTACGTCGGGCAGGACACGTTCCTGTTCGACGGGACCGTCGCCGAGAACCTGCGCTACGGCGCGCCGGACGCGACCGACGACGAGCTGCGCGCGGCCGCGGCGCTGGCCGAGGCCCACGAGTTCATCATGGCCTTGCCCCACGGCTACGACACGCCGGTCGGCGAGCGCGGCGTGCGCCTGTCCGGCGGCCAGCGCCAGCGTCTGACGATCGCCCGCGCGCTCGTGCGCAACCCCTCCATCTTGGTCCTGGACGAGGCGACGTCGGCCGTCGACAACGAGACCGAGGCGGCGATCCAGCGCTCGCTGCTGCGCGTGTCGCACCAGCGGACGACGATCGTGATCGCGCACCGGCTGTCGACGATCCGCCACGCGGACGCGATCCACGTGCTGCAGGCGGGCGTGGTGGCGGAGACCGGGACGCACGACGAGCTGGTCGCGTCGGGCGGGATGTACACCGCGCTCTGGGCGGTGCAGACCGGCGAGGTCGGCGCGCCCGTGGCGCCACCCGCTGCCGCCGCCGGCTAG
- the efeB gene encoding iron uptake transporter deferrochelatase/peroxidase subunit translates to MTTPDQAPPRARNAVSRRGFLGAGATAAAAAAVAGCGPGSPSGKTRTTVGAASAPAAQQVAFHGAHQAGIVTPQQQHLRFAAFDLKTENRDELADLLRVWSDTAAGLMAGAARDATGEARELAPARLTLTFGLGPGLFAADRRLGLADRRPAALAAIPSFGADAFDRRRCDGDLGVQICSDDAQVAFHAFHALSNAARGVAEPRWLQAGFLGERPSGTTNRNLLGFKDGTRNLDVRDAGTTGAQLWAAAGDGAPWMAGGTYLVARRVRTVLDVWDATSVAGQEQTIGRRKDTGAPLGGRAEHDAPDFAASGPNGPTIPADAHVRLAAPEHNGGARLLRRGYNYDDGIDADTAQVDAGLFFISFQRDPRRQFVPIQRRLAASDALGQHLIHTASAVFACPPGAAGGGYVGEGLFI, encoded by the coding sequence ATGACGACTCCCGATCAGGCCCCTCCACGCGCGCGGAACGCCGTGTCCCGCCGGGGTTTCCTGGGGGCCGGAGCCACCGCCGCGGCGGCCGCGGCAGTGGCCGGCTGCGGGCCCGGCAGCCCTTCCGGCAAGACCCGAACGACCGTTGGGGCAGCCTCCGCGCCCGCGGCGCAGCAGGTCGCCTTCCACGGCGCCCACCAGGCCGGGATCGTCACACCTCAGCAACAGCATCTGCGCTTTGCCGCGTTCGACCTCAAAACAGAGAACCGCGATGAACTTGCGGATCTCCTTCGCGTTTGGTCGGACACGGCCGCCGGGCTCATGGCCGGCGCCGCGCGCGACGCGACCGGCGAGGCGCGCGAGCTTGCCCCGGCGCGGCTGACGCTCACGTTCGGCCTCGGGCCCGGGCTGTTCGCCGCCGACCGCCGGCTCGGGCTCGCCGACCGCCGGCCCGCGGCGCTGGCGGCGATCCCGTCGTTCGGCGCCGACGCGTTCGACCGGCGCCGCTGCGACGGCGACCTCGGCGTCCAGATCTGCAGCGACGACGCCCAGGTCGCCTTCCATGCCTTCCACGCGCTGTCCAACGCCGCGCGCGGCGTCGCCGAGCCGCGTTGGCTGCAGGCCGGCTTCCTCGGCGAGCGGCCGAGCGGCACGACGAACCGCAACCTGCTCGGCTTCAAGGACGGGACGCGCAACCTCGACGTCCGCGACGCCGGGACGACCGGCGCCCAGCTGTGGGCAGCGGCCGGCGACGGCGCGCCGTGGATGGCCGGCGGGACGTACCTGGTGGCGCGACGAGTCCGGACCGTCCTCGACGTGTGGGACGCGACGTCGGTCGCCGGCCAGGAGCAGACGATCGGCCGGCGCAAGGACACCGGGGCGCCGCTCGGCGGCCGGGCCGAGCACGACGCACCGGACTTCGCCGCGTCAGGGCCCAACGGGCCGACGATCCCCGCCGACGCCCACGTCCGCCTCGCCGCGCCCGAGCACAACGGCGGCGCGCGGCTGCTGCGGCGCGGCTACAACTACGACGACGGGATCGACGCCGACACCGCTCAGGTCGACGCCGGGCTGTTCTTCATCAGCTTCCAGCGCGACCCGCGGCGGCAGTTCGTGCCGATCCAGCGCCGGCTCGCGGCGAGCGACGCGCTCGGCCAGCACCTGATCCACACCGCGAGCGCGGTGTTCGCCTGCCCGCCGGGCGCGGCCGGCGGCGGCTACGTCGGCGAGGGCCTGTTCATCTAG
- a CDS encoding alpha/beta fold hydrolase, producing MAREPLILIHGFTDTWRTWELVVPWLEERHDVVAVALPGHVGGPEIGDVVEGDVAVAEVERVMDERGWSSAHVCGNSLGGYVALQLAERGRARTVVAFAPAGGWAPGDDAYREVLAHFPQVQAEVRAYVGQADALMQTELGRRRATATTTVNYQHIPPELLAHQFRAVAACTAVEPMTKLAETQGWTLDPSRVDCRLRFVWGTDDVLLPWPRAAARYRAWFPTADWIELQDVGHAIQLDVPREAAQLILGFTT from the coding sequence ATGGCGCGCGAGCCGTTGATCCTCATCCATGGGTTCACGGATACGTGGCGGACGTGGGAGCTCGTCGTGCCGTGGTTGGAGGAGCGACATGATGTGGTTGCTGTTGCGTTGCCGGGGCATGTGGGTGGGCCGGAGATCGGCGACGTCGTCGAGGGGGATGTCGCGGTTGCTGAGGTGGAGCGGGTGATGGATGAGCGGGGGTGGAGCAGCGCTCATGTCTGTGGGAACTCGCTCGGTGGGTATGTCGCGTTGCAGCTCGCCGAGCGGGGGCGGGCCAGGACGGTCGTGGCGTTCGCCCCGGCGGGAGGGTGGGCCCCGGGTGATGACGCGTATCGCGAGGTGCTCGCGCACTTCCCGCAGGTGCAGGCGGAGGTGCGGGCGTACGTGGGTCAGGCCGATGCGCTCATGCAGACCGAGCTGGGGCGGCGTCGAGCGACCGCGACAACAACGGTCAACTACCAGCACATCCCGCCGGAGCTCCTGGCGCATCAGTTCCGGGCGGTCGCGGCGTGCACCGCCGTGGAACCCATGACGAAGCTGGCCGAGACGCAGGGCTGGACGCTGGACCCCTCCCGCGTCGACTGCCGGCTGCGCTTCGTCTGGGGCACCGACGACGTCCTGCTCCCCTGGCCGCGCGCGGCGGCGCGCTACCGCGCGTGGTTCCCGACCGCCGACTGGATCGAGCTGCAAGATGTAGGCCATGCGATCCAGCTCGACGTGCCGCGGGAAGCGGCGCAGCTGATCCTCGGCTTCACGACCTAG
- a CDS encoding nuclear transport factor 2 family protein — protein sequence MELAVESPLSAYRAAYDAHDVDALVATLRPDVRLVSPITDRFAFEGHQQLRNLFEDVLATVDEGAHVLDIGDDHTRAMKLVGRIGKQRFAETLLFTLDDDGLIAEIEIFVRPMPGLLTMAAALGPRVARRRGRTRALAVRLMMGPLAAIARGGEPVGSRLAAP from the coding sequence ATGGAGCTCGCCGTCGAATCACCCCTCTCCGCCTACCGGGCCGCCTACGACGCGCACGACGTCGACGCGCTGGTCGCCACGCTGCGCCCCGACGTCCGCCTCGTCTCCCCGATCACCGACCGCTTCGCGTTCGAAGGACACCAACAACTCCGGAACCTGTTCGAGGACGTCCTGGCGACCGTCGACGAGGGCGCGCACGTCCTCGACATCGGCGACGACCACACGCGCGCAATGAAGCTCGTCGGCCGGATCGGCAAGCAGCGCTTCGCCGAGACGTTGTTGTTCACCTTGGACGACGACGGCCTGATCGCCGAGATCGAGATCTTCGTCCGCCCGATGCCGGGCCTGCTGACGATGGCCGCCGCGCTCGGCCCGCGCGTCGCGCGCCGTCGCGGCCGCACGCGCGCACTGGCCGTCCGGCTGATGATGGGTCCGCTGGCGGCGATCGCCCGCGGCGGCGAGCCGGTCGGCTCGAGGCTCGCCGCGCCGTGA
- a CDS encoding dihydrofolate reductase family protein yields MKIVSRLSTSADGYVSTPDGWPSQLADPAFASGSSHGIVEFLEGKEAALMGATTFAPALGAPRWPWPGLDVFVLGSGRPEGTPDEVVIDHDPTALLERVRATNRGGDVHLVGGPKTIATFHTLGALDELQLVILPILLGAGLRLTDHLDPATQLTFTHSRPLTGGSVEIIYEV; encoded by the coding sequence ATGAAGATCGTCTCCCGCCTGTCGACGTCCGCCGACGGCTACGTGTCGACCCCCGACGGGTGGCCGTCGCAGTTGGCGGATCCTGCGTTCGCGTCCGGCTCCAGCCACGGGATCGTGGAGTTCCTGGAGGGCAAGGAGGCCGCGCTGATGGGCGCGACGACGTTCGCGCCCGCGCTCGGCGCGCCGCGCTGGCCGTGGCCGGGGCTCGACGTGTTCGTGCTCGGCAGCGGGCGGCCCGAGGGGACGCCGGACGAGGTCGTCATCGACCACGACCCCACGGCGCTCCTGGAGCGCGTCCGCGCGACCAACCGCGGCGGCGACGTCCACCTCGTCGGCGGCCCCAAGACGATCGCCACCTTCCACACCCTCGGCGCGCTCGACGAGCTCCAGCTCGTCATCCTGCCGATCCTGCTCGGCGCCGGCCTTCGCCTCACCGACCACCTCGACCCCGCGACCCAGCTCACCTTCACCCACTCCCGCCCGCTGACCGGCGGCAGCGTCGAGATCATCTACGAGGTGTAG
- a CDS encoding 2-hydroxychromene-2-carboxylate isomerase, translating into MAVLHYDLASPYAYLAVSRAREVLPEPPRLQPVLAGAIFAHRGWGSWADMDTRGANMVEIAARAARYGLPPITWPPGWPPNSLQAMRACVWAERVGGAECAERFALTAFRAAFAQCADLSDMMVLTAAAHRAGLPAHELPDGIADPAVKQALKDATDAAIAAGVNGVPTLITDAGAVLFGDDRLEEAA; encoded by the coding sequence ATGGCGGTCCTGCACTACGACCTCGCCTCACCGTACGCGTACCTCGCGGTGTCCCGCGCGCGCGAGGTGCTGCCCGAGCCGCCGCGGCTGCAGCCGGTCCTGGCCGGCGCGATCTTCGCCCACCGCGGCTGGGGCTCGTGGGCCGACATGGACACGCGCGGCGCCAACATGGTGGAGATCGCCGCGCGTGCCGCGCGCTACGGGCTGCCGCCGATCACGTGGCCGCCGGGCTGGCCGCCGAACTCCCTGCAGGCGATGCGCGCGTGCGTGTGGGCCGAGCGGGTCGGCGGCGCCGAGTGCGCCGAGCGGTTCGCGCTGACCGCTTTCCGGGCGGCGTTCGCCCAGTGCGCGGACCTGAGCGACATGATGGTCTTGACCGCCGCCGCGCACCGCGCCGGGCTCCCGGCCCACGAGCTGCCGGACGGGATCGCCGACCCGGCGGTCAAGCAGGCGCTCAAGGACGCGACCGACGCCGCGATCGCCGCCGGGGTCAACGGCGTCCCGACGCTGATCACCGACGCCGGCGCCGTCCTCTTCGGCGACGACCGCCTCGAAGAAGCGGCCTAG